A DNA window from Arachis hypogaea cultivar Tifrunner chromosome 18, arahy.Tifrunner.gnm2.J5K5, whole genome shotgun sequence contains the following coding sequences:
- the LOC112770833 gene encoding stem-specific protein TSJT1, which yields MLAIFHKAFANPPDELNSPASYKGSKKPKIPEETLRDFLSLHPNNTCSISFGHAAVLAYVRPDNPFSLNNQRLFCGFDDIYCVFLGSLKNLSYMNKQYGLSKGSNEAMLVIEAYKTLRDRGPYPADQVVKELDGSFAFVVYDSKVGSVFAALGSDGGVKLYWGIAADGSVVISDDLQVIKEGCAKSFAPFPTGCMFHSEGGLMSFEHPMNKLKAMPRIDSEGAMCGANFKVDKFSRVNSIPRVGSQSNWMEWDQH from the exons ATGCTGGCCATATTCCACAAGGCTTTTGCAAATCCACCAGATGAGTTGAATAGTCCAGCTTCTTACAAAGGTTCCAAGAAGCCTAAGATTCCTGAAGAGACTCTCAGAGATTTTCTTTCCCTTCATCCAAACAACACTTGCTCTATCAGCTTTGGCCATGCTGCTGTTTTAGCTTATGTCCGCCCTGATAATCCTTTCTCTCTTAATAACcaaag GTTGTTTTGTGGGTTTGATGACATATATTGTGTGTTCTTGGGGAGCTTGAAGAATCTATCATACATGAACAAGCAGTATGGATTGTCAAAGGGAAGCAATGAAGCCATGCTTGTGATTGAAGCTTACAAGACCCTACGTGACAGAGGTCCATACCCTGCAGATCAGGTTGTCAAGGAACTTGATGGTAGCTTTGCCTTTGTTGTCTATGACAGCAAGGTTGGCAGTGTCTTTGCAGCActg GGTTCTGATGGAGGGGTGAAGTTGTATTGGGGAATTGCAGCTGATGGATCTGTGGTGATCTCTGATGATCTGCAAGTTATCAAAGAGGGTTGTGCCAAATCATTTGCTCCTTTTCCAacag GGTGTATGTTCCACAGTGAAGGGGGTTTGATGAGCTTTGAGCACCCAATGAACAAGTTGAAGGCAATGCCAAGAATAGACAGTGAAGGTGCAATGTGTGGAGCCAATTTTAAGGTTGATAAATTCTCAAGAGTCAACAGCATTCCAAGAGTTGGAAGTCAATCTAACTGGATGGAATGGGATCAACATtag